The nucleotide window CCGCTTGCTCGGGATGAAGAAAGGCGAGTTCTGTCAGCAGTATGAATCCTATGTCGCTGGCACGGATACCCAATATGAACCTGTTGAAGGGGGTTCTTCGCCAGCGGTCCCGAAAATAGCCCCTAAGATGCCCGTACAGCAAATTTCTGAAGAAATCGGACCCAACATCCATCAAAAGGACAGACTCCCTTCAGAGGTCCGGAAATCCTCTCCTGTTCCTGAGACCGGGACTATCGGCCATGTTCGTGCGGACCTTGGCAACGATACCAGCGAGACAACTGAGGCCATGAGCCGGGAAGAGAAAACCGCCATCCATGCTCAGAACGCTGATCGCATGCAAGCGAGCCAGACCATCCGGAAGATGCTGGCGGATCAGGAGGAATTTCATCGAAAACTTCTCGAGCTTGATAAGCAATTCCAGAGCCGGTGGAGCCATATCAAACCGGAACCGTTTCCGGATGAAGCGGAACGTAATTCCTTCCTTGTCCGTCAGAAGCACGAAGAAATCCTGAGACCGCTTCGGGACAAATATCTGACCGAAAAAGAAAAGTGGTTCAATGGATCATCAACTCGCAAGGCTCTTCAGGAGTTTCAGAGTGCGTTGAAGAAACTACGCTATGACCGGGGTGATTTTAAGGCTCTTGATATGGCGAACAATGAGGCGGACTTCAGTTACTGCCTGAACTGGATGGCAGACTTCTATGTTGCCGGACGTGAACGCACCCGAAAAGAATGGTCATCGGACTTATCTGTCCAGAGCTACCTCAAGGCAAAGAAGGATTTCGATGAACTTCTGAACTACATAAAGAAAACCGGGGATGTCACGGTTCTTGAAACAGCGATGAAAAATCCGGTTCATGCATTACAGATGATACGGAAAATGAAGACGCCGGAAACTGGTTCCAAAATAGGCGGACAGCCCGGTCCTTCAGTTAAAATATCCTTTGATAGATAGGGAAGATTTATTTCCTGCGGAATCCTGAAGTGAAAACTTTCATATTGTGCTGATGTCCGCCATATTATTCGCAGTGCCATGATGATTCATACTGTATATACTTTGTATTTTTCTATTTATTCTTGATTTTGATCTATAATATTGATAGATACAAAAAAGCCCCAGAGAGACGGCAAATCTCTCGGGGGCGGGATTGCAGGGATGAGATTAGAAAGAAAACCTCCCTACGAGGTTTGGAGCGAGATTGTAGATAGCGTTATTATAACACGAAGTCAACAATAAAATATATTTTCTTTCTTTTTTATTTCTGTGGTCTCCAGAATGGAGCAATAGAGATGAGAAATATATGTATTAAAGATATTGAAGACAGTAATGGCCAGAAGGACAACGACCTGTCCACCTTCTGGGACATTTCCAGATTCCCGAAAAACCGCGATGGTTCTACGTGTTATGTCAGTATCCTTGGTTTCTGGAAGGATTTTTGGTGTCCAAAGTTTTACGATCCCCATGCAAAAGAACACAGACCCGGAAACAGGGTTTTCAGAAGATATTTTCCTGCCACTGAAGAGGGGATGAGCGGAATCAGGGAACTGATCGACAGCAATAAATTCGAAGCCCTGTATCGTTCTCAGGCATTCTTCCCGAAGATCAGGAAAACTCAGCGGAAAGAGGATATTTCCGCCATATCCCATGCGTGGCTGGACCTGGATATCAACAAGATTGGCGAGAAACGCAGACTCATCAAAGGGGATAAATCCAAGGGATTACCAGATAGATGGGTGGATAATAACCATTATCGTCCGGACCTGTTTTCTGAATGGCAGGCTCTTGACGATGCAGGTAAGGCGGAGTGGCTGGTTCAGTATTGTGTGACTCACGAAATTCCGGAGCCTACCGAAGTCGTGTTGTCTGGTGGTGGTGCCTATCTGCTGTGGCAGTTCACTGACACCGTGTTCATCAGCAGACGACGCAGGAAGGCAGGTCAGACCAATCAACCGAGGTCATATATTGATGTCATTGAAGATATTCACAGGAATCTGCGTAATCGTCTGGATTACCTGATGGCTGCTGGAATAGGTGCGGATAGGTTCATCGCCATTGATTTCAATCCACCTGCGATAGACGTTGGCCATCATCGCCAGTTCACTGTTTGGCTTGGTTTTAATGTCTTTCGACGAGATGAAGGCAGAGACTGCTTCGGAGAACAGGGGAGAAGGTTTCACCTCCAGTTGCCGGAAGACAGGGGAAAGCGTTTCTCTCAACAGAGCGGACTGGTTCTCGAAGACCTTGATGGTTTCCTGATGCCCCTGGACCCTGGAAGCAAGGATTTCACCAGAATGGATGACCTTTTCGATAGCGGGTCCGGCTGTATCCTTCAGATACCCTGTCAGAGCAGTCATGCGGTCTGCTTCTTTGACATGAGACAGGAGATGTTCCGCATTGATGGCTTTATATTGAGCGATCAGCGATTCAATTTCGAGCCGATATGACCGGATCACTGAATCAAGGAATTCCCTGGCGTCATTGTTTTTGAGATTTGACCGGACGTAATCCGTCAGGTTGTCTCTTGTTTCTTGGGCGTTGTCGGTTTCGGGAGGAAGGGCGGAACGCCTGAGAAGGTCAAGATAATCCCGTTTATCGTCGTCCGAAATGATCCACGGTTCGTTAGCCATCGCGTGTTCGATCTTTGCAAAGAGTGCCTGTGTCCGTTCGTATGCCGTTCCAGCACGAATGAGGGCGACTTTCCTTGATCTGGTGAACAGCGAAAAGCAGATTTCATTCTTTTTCAGAATCTCACAGAAATGTGAGGGAACTCGTGTCCTGAAATAGAAACCTGTTGCCCGGCACTGGAGCATGTTCCTGCCTTGTTCATCTGCCCCCTCATCGGTCTGTGTAAGACCTTGTGTAAGAGTTTCGGGGGTGTGTGTTTCCGGAAATCCAGAATCGTGAACAAAAACAGTAAGTTATTGTGGTGCGAACTGCGGGACTCGAACCCGCACGCCCTTACGGACTCGAGATTTTAAGTCTCGTGCGTCTACCATTCCGCCAAGTTCGCGTTGGTGGCGGGCTTCTAGCATGTCACAAAGTGATCGGTAAGAGCCTTTTACGTGGGCTTGTCAGCCCGCTCGCATGAGCGAAAGACCTTGATTTTTGAGCCAGAGCTCCGCCCCATTGCGGGTCGGGCACATCTGATCGACCAACGCCCAGAAAGCAGCGCTGTGATTGTGGTGCTTCATGTGCGCGAGCTCGTGCAGAATGACATAATCCTGCACAAAATGCGGCGCCATGATGAGACGCCAGTTCAGCATGATCCGTCCCGCCGTGCTGCAACTGCCCCAGCGGGAGGTTGCGTCACGCAGAGCGAATGTTTTGGGCGCAAAACCTGTTCGTCCGGCAAGGTCCTGTAGCCGCTGGCCCAGTTGTTTGTGTGCCAGTGTCTGAAGGAAATCGCGCACCCTGCGCCCAAGAAAGGCGACATCCCCGCTGACGTGCAGCTTGTGGTCCGCACCCTCCCAGGCTCCTCCACGACCGTTCGGTGTGTGATGGATTGTGTGCGCAACACCATTGATGGGAATAATGCTCCCCGCAGTAAAGCTGATCGCCGTCGGTTGCCGCTGCAATTGCCGGATGATCCAGTCGCGGTGCGCGTTGAGAAGCGACAGCCCGGTTTGCGGCGAAACACGGGGCGGCAATGTCACAACCACACTGTCACCAGCGCGGGACAGGCGGAGGGACAGGCGCCGCGCGCGCGTTGAGCGTCGCCATGTGATCGGGAAAGGGCCGGAAGGAAGCAGGATGCTGTCCGGGAGCGTATCCTCGGATGAAGAGGGTCGGGGGACCCGAGGCTTCATTCGGCAGGCTCATCCTTTGGGTCGAGTGCGGGCCATTCGACGACATAGTCTTCGAGATTGCCAGCCCTGCGCTCGCTGATACAGCGATCACCGGCAGAAATACCGGCCTCGCGGACGCTATCCGGATTGCCGGTCAGCAGCGGGTGCCAGTCGGGCAGAGGCAGACCATCCGACAGGCGCTTGTAAGCGCAGGTTGACGGGAGCCAGTCGATGGTTTCCAGCATGGGAGCCGTCAGTGTGATGCAGTCCTGCACCTTGCGGTGACGACCGGCATAATCCGTGCAGCGACATGTGTGAGTGTCCAGCAGGCGACAGGCGACGTTCGTATAATAGAGGCTGCCGTCATCTTCATCGCGCAGCTTGTGCAGGCAGCAGCGTCCGCAGCCGTCGCAAAGAGATTCCCACTCTTCGGTGGTCATCTGCTCAAGGGATTTGGTTTCCCAGAAAGGAGTGTCGGTGGCCATGACGAAAGATACCCTCAACGCGCTTTTGGGGAAAGATGCGGGGCGATGGTCTTTCAGGGCCCAGCCAGCGGACGCCAGAGCAGGGCGAACGTCATGATGACCGCAAGCAGTGCTGTGGCGACGCTGCCCAGAATCATCCGGCGACGTAGCAGAGGCAGCCACAACAGCGACGCCCGGCTGGACCAGTTCGCACCAAGGGAGCGCGCGGTCCGAGTGACATCCGGCTGCGCGTTGACCAGAGCGCCCATCAGGGGAAGCGTCAGGGAGGGGCTGATGAGGAATCCCTGAATGATGGAAATGAGGGTGGGAATGGGTTCACGCGGAAAGAATTGCGACGACAGGACCAGAGAAGGCAGCAGAAAAGCAGCAAGGATATCCGGTATCCAGAAGGCGATCGTCAGAAAATACCAGATCTGGGAACGGGATGTCGCCAGACAGAGAGCCGCCATCAGTATCGCGGCGACAAAGGAGATGATCGCATGCGTCGCAACAACACCAGGAGGGAAGCCGGGAAGGGGAATCATCTTGCCATTCTCTCAGCGCTGGCTGAGCCATTGATCGAAGCGGGTTTTGATCGCAGGCAGGTTCCTGCGCCAGAAATCGACATTCAGAGGAAAGGCCGGCGGTAGCGTTCCGACACGCGGCTGGGCTGACTCCGGTGGCGCAATGATCAGACGTGCGTTGAGAGCATTCTGCTGCTCGGACGCGGCAGCCCACGTGGCCAGCCCCAGCGCTGACGTTACGTCTCTGCTGCCGTTGGTGGGAATGACCCAGTCGTAATTGACCCGCAGAAGGGGAAACCAGAGGTTCCTGAAGCGCGGTGTCGGCAGACCGGCGTTGGCGGCGGCGATCTCACTGGTTGGCGTGACGCTCATCAGCGCAGCGCCCTTGGTGAGGATATGCATGGCTTCGGCGGAGGTCGTCCACCAGACGATATAGGGCTTTAGCTGGGAGAGACGCCTGAAGGCCCGGTTGAGTCCGGCAGGCGTAGCCAGAGTGCTGTAAATGGCATCGGGAGAAACGCCATCAGCGAGAAGGGCGATTTCCAGAGTGATGCGGGGATCGGCGCGCAGCCCGCGCTTGCCGGGGTGTCGGGCGACATCCCAGAAGTCCCGCCAGCTCGGTGTATCGGCGAACCGAGAGCTGTCCCATGACAGCGCGTAGTCCAGCGAAAGCGCGGTCACACCGCAACGGGCCGGATCGGCATTGCTGCTCTCGGAGGCCGTCGCGGGAAAAGGCAGGAAGAGTCCCTCAGTACACCCTGTTTCGGCGTCATCATCCTGTATGAGCAGGAGAGACCAGTTCTGTCTGCCAGAGCGGAGCAGGGTGTAGTTGGCGTCAGTCAGATCGGACCAGAGCGTGGTTCTGACCTTCTGATGGGTCAGTTGGTAAAAGGGTTTCCAGACGACTTCGTTCAGTGTGGCGTTCAGGGAACCGCCCTGGGTCGCAACCACGAGAGGGCGCGTGCCGGTCCGCCTGACATGGGAGGCGGCATCCGATTTCTGAACAAGGCAGCAGGTCGAGAGCAGGACGGCCGACAGCCCGGCCAGCAGACGGCCAGGCATTTCATTGAGCCGGAACGACTCACCCTTGCTCGGTGAAGAAGAAAACAAGATACGCCCTTGGGTTAGCCTAGACTGGTCCGCAGACTAGCCTTCTTTGTCCTGTGACGGGAAGACCACCGCTGCCGAGGGGCCCCAGGCCAGCAGAACCGTCTGTCCAACGGCAGTGCCGGGTGGCAGCGAGCCTGCCGGTCGATGTACGACCATCTCCGTGCTGTCTGCGAGTCGCACGCGGAGAAGAAGCAGGTCTCCCACGTTGCGGATGTCACTCAGGGTCGCGGAAAGACTGCCTGCCTCGCCATCCGTATTGGCCGCTCCTCGTGGAAACATCAGCGCAATTTTGCCGGGGCGGATGCACAGCTCTACAAGATCGCCTTCCGCGACATCACCTTCGGCAAGCGCTTCCATCGTACCACCACAGGCGAGACGCGTTTCCACAATGTCATCCTCGACCGTGAGGGCCAGCCCGGTGAGGATATTGGCGTCCGTCATGGCGGATGCGAGCCGTGCGGAAGCGGGCCGGTCAATCAGCTCTGCGGCTGAGCCGATCTGCAAAAGCGCGTCATCTGCAATGACGCCAATGCAGGTGGCGGCAGCCAGTGCGTCACTCCGGTCACGGGTCAGGAGCAGAAGGCTGGTCTCGCGCGCCCTTTGCAGCCTGATCAGGCGGTGGTGGATATCCGTGCGGGTTTCACTGTCCAGCCCGGCGAAAATATCCTCCAGAATGAGGGTGGCCGGGTCCGTGGCCAGCGCCCGGGCCAGTTGTGCCCGCAGTCGTTCAGAGGCTGTCAGGGCTGATGGTGGCGCGTCGGCCTGCTGTTCCAGCCCGAGAAGCGCGAGAAGCTGGGCAATCTTATGTGCCGCCTGATCCTGCGACAGTTTTCGCGCCCGTAGAGGAAAGGCCAGATTCTGCCGGATGGACAGATGTTCGAACAGAGGATCACGTGCGCCAACGACAGCAAGGCCGCGCTGGCCGACAGGGCGGTGTGAGATATCCTGATCCAGAAGCGTCAGATGGCCGCTACCGACAGGTCGGTGCCCGGAGAGGATATCGGACAGCGCCCGCAGAGCCTGCCCCGAATCATTCAGCATCAGGAGCGCCAGACATTCTCCCGCATGCAGCGCAAAAGAAAAGGCAGGGCCATCTGGGGCAAGGCTGATAGTGTTCACTCTCAGTGTGGTTGAACGGGTGCATGATGTCATGCCGACAGGGAACCACAACCTGACGGGAGAGTTAAGATGGGTGCTGGAGTCCGGGATAACCGGACAGAACTGACAGTCAGGTCAGCAAACAGGAGCGAGTGAATATGTCCGCAGAAAAGATCAGGAAACAGGCACAGGCAGCAGTGGACGAAGCCTCAACGACGGCGCGTGATGAACTGGAAGCGCTGAAGAGTCAGCTTGAACATTTTCTGAGCACCCATGTTGTTCCACCGCTTTCCGATGCGGCGAACTCGGCGGTTTCCAATGCGCGCGAGATTGCCGAGCATCAGAAGGCAAGCGTTGCGACCAATGTCAGCGCGAAGCCCTTCCTCTCCATCGCGATTTCTTTTGTCGTCGGATTTGTCGTCGGACGCCTGTCGCGTTAATGTTTTGTCTCAGGAACCTGTCATCAGGGCGCCTGAGGCCAGATCAAGAGTCTACCTTCCTGTGAGGTGTTCTGCTCCTGCCTCGGTTGCTTTATGGATGAGGCAGGGGTCATAACAGGTCGCCGGTTCATCCTCGATGCCGGCTTATGTGAGGTAGACGGGGATCCAATGCACTTTTTCGATGTCGGCAAATCCGCGGCTCAGGCGGAAGTTCAGCTTCTTCAGCAGAAAGCGATGCGGATCGGGCGTCAGGTTGCCCTGTTGCTGGTTGCGGCGCTCCTTGGCTTTTTCTCGCTGATTACCGGTCATGCGCTGCTCTGGGCCATCTTCCGTTATGAATTCGGGTTGGGTCCGGTCCTTTCACCGGCTCTGGTCTTCTTTGCCGACATCTTTCTGGCTCTGGTGTTCGCGTTCTTCGGACGGCGTTCCTATCTCTATCCGGCTGAAGTGGAAGCGCATCTCAACCGGGATCGTCGCCTCAACGAACTGCGGCAGTCCCTCAACATGCTTTCGCTGGCCACTCTCTTAGCGGGGCCGCTGGGTCGTTATCTCGGATCGAAGCTGCGGCGGCGGTAACGGTGCTTTCTGATGTGCGCGGAAAAACGGGCCTTATGGCCCGTTTTTTTTTGAGGATTCCATCACATACAATAATGAATTACGAATAAAACCCATCGAACCAGTAGCGGCATGGACTCTGCTTCGTCTGAAACGGGCTTCTCTTCTGCATATTCTGGAGGACTGTATTTTGGCTGCGGAATGCGCGCTACTGACAGTTACGCATCATGCTTATAATAATCCTAGCGGCACGATGGGCGCGGTGCATGTGCTGGGTGGCTTTGTTTACTGTCATGATAGTATGTTCTGTCGCATTGCATGTGTGGGTGGAGCGCCCTTCGCACAGACTGGCAAGGCGATTGGCAGGTCCGCGTATCGTGGCATAATTCGTATCCGATGGGAGGCGGAACCTGTCTGTTTTCGCATCTGCATATTATGGTTTTACGATAGATGGTCTTTCTTAAATAAACGAGGGTGTTGGTTGTGTGGCGTAAATTTCTGGACAAACGAAAACGTGCGTCCGGAAGGAGAAAACGGGTCGAGCAGGCCGGAGAGGGGTCTGTCGACGCCATGTTTTCCATGGGCGAGGCCTATCTTGCCGGCGAGGAAGGTGTGGCGCCCCATGCCGGACACGCGGTCTGGTGGATGGAGCGGGCTGCGAGAGGAGGTCATCCGCAGGCTTGCGTGCATGCTGCGCGTCTGGCGTGGGACGGTTTTCTGCCGGATGAACAGGCGCTGGGCCAGCCTGTAAGGCGGACGCCTCGCAAAGAGGACGCCCTGATGTTCGCTCGGTTGGGGCATCAGAGAGGTGATCCGGAAGCTTCACTCTTTCTCGTCTGGCTGCTGGACGCCGCCGGAATGGAAGAGGAAACGGAGCGACTTGAAGCATTACAGGCGGCTGCTGCGGAAGGCCTGCCCCTGGCGCTGGTCGGGTTGGCGGACAGGGAGGCGCGTGCCGGAGCATCGGCTGAACGCCTCATGGATATGCTGTCGGTCCCGTTGGAGAAAAAACTTGGTATTGCCCACCATATGGTTTCCACATGGTACGGGCATGGGATCGTGCTGGCTCAGGATGAGAAAAAAGCCCGGCATCATCTGGAGATCGCTGCGGGAGCGGAATATGTACCCGCCATGGCGCTGCTCGGGGAATGTTTGATGGTGGAAAATCACCGTCAGGGTGTGGACGAGCAGGAAAAAGAGCGTTTGCGCTTTCTGACGCGAGGTGAGAGCCTGCTGCGTAAAGCGGCAATCAGTAATGGAAGAGCCGCCTGTGTTCTGGGAGATTACTGGTCGGGTATTGCTGAAACGCCTGATATCGGCCAAGCGGTCCAGTGGTATGAAAAGTCGGTTTCCTTGGGATTCCCCGGTGCTTTTTTCATGTCGGCCTGCCTTGTTCTGGAAGGCCGTTCCAATCACATGACGCAACAGGATGCCTGGACACGAATGGAACAGGCTGCCGGAGCCGGTCATGCGGGAGCTGAGAAGGCCTTGTCAGAAAGAGTCTTGCCCTGAGAAAGGTTTTCCGTTTCTCATGCATGCTCTGATGTTCCCATCATTCGATAGGGTTCTTCTACTTTTCAACTCTCCGGAATCAAGCCTCTTTTCGACGCAGGATCGTACATCATGGAACAACCTCGCCCACCGTGCCCGCCTTTTCTGACGACAGCCGATGCGGCCAGAAAAGTTCGGCTGGCCGAAGATGCATGGAATAGTCGCGATCCTGAAAAGGTCGCGCTGGCCTACACGGCTGGCAGCATCTGGCGAAACAGGGTCTGCTTTCTGGAAGGACGTGAGAAAATCATCGAGTTTCTGGAGAATAAATGGAGAAGGGAGCAGGAGTATCGGCTGATCAAGGAACTGTGGGCGTTTCACGAAGACCGTATTGCCGTCCGCTTTGTCTATGAATGGCATGATGATCGGCAGAACTGGTTCCGCTCCTATGGAAATGAGTTGTGGGAGTTTGATGCGGCGGGCCTTATGCAATGGCGTGTCGCCAGCATCAACGACATGCCGATTGCGGAAAATGAGCGCCGGTTTTTCTGGCCGCAGGGACGCCGTCCTGACGATCATCCGGGACTGACGGAAATGGGGCTGTAGCCCGAGCAGGCAAATGGGGACGCCGCGAGGCTGAACGCATCGGAATATTGCCTCCCGCCGCTGGCTGGCGCACAACGTCCTCAGCGATAGTCAGCAGGAGGAACGCGGTCGCATGTCAGGCGCCACAGTCAGCACGGATGTTGTCATCATTGGCGCGGGTCCAACCGGACTGTTCGCCGCTTTCCAGTGCAGCATGCTCAGGATGAGCTGTGTTCTGGTCGATGCGCTGGATGAGATCGGTGGCCAGTGTGTGGCGCTCTATCCCGAGAAGCCGATTTACGACATTCCCGCCTGTCCCGCCATCGAGGGTGGTGAGTTGATCGAAAAACTCTCCGAGCAGATCGAGCCTTTCTCCATTCCAAGGCTTCTGGGTCGGCGTGTCGAGGGGCTGACGGGGTCGGCTGGCGATTTCCGTCTGGAAACCAGCAAGGGTGACGTGATCCACGCAAAAGCTGTGGTCATCGCGGCTGGCGCGGGAGCGTTCGGACCGAACAGGCCCCCGCTTGAAGGGCTTGAGCAGTATGAGACGACTGGCGCGGTCCGCTACAGCGTTCGGCGTAAGGCTGATTTCGAAGGCAGAAGTCTGGTGATCGCCGGAGGTGGCGATTCCGCGATCGACTGGGCGCTGTCCCTGTCGAAGGTCGCCCGCAAGATTTATCTGGTTCATCGCCGCGACAAGTTCCGTGCCGCTCCGGAAAGCCTGAGTCAGCTTGAGGAAGCAATTGCCGGAGGGGTGGTGAAAAAGATCACGCCCTATCAGCTTAAGGGACTTCGGGGCGCGGAAGGTCAATTGACGGGTGTGGACGTCGCGACACTGGAAGGCGAGGTGCGAACGCTGGAGGCCGAGCATCTGCTGGCTTTCTTCGGCCTTGCCACCGACCTCGGGCCGATCGCGCAATGGGGTATTGACCAGACGCGCTCGACGATTCCCGTCACGCCATCATCCTGTCAGACTTCTCTTGCGGGCGTATACGCCATTGGCGATATCGCCTCCTATCCCGGCAAACTGAAGCTGATCCTGCAAGGTTTCAGCGAGGCTGCCATGGCGGCGCATGCCATTTACAGCATCGTCAACCCTGATCAGGCGCTTCATTTCGAATACTCAACGAGCAAGGGCGTGCCGGGCTCGGCCTGAAGCGGCTTCGTCCTGTCGGGTGTCAGAGAATCTACAGGGAAAGAAAGCAGGTTTGTCAGCAATCTTTCTCTGTCAGCCGGTTTTCAACCTGCCCCATGATGCTCTATCTCTATAGCTGAGAGCGAAATGATCAGTGGCGGAGATATGAGGTGATGGACGTGGCGGCGCAGTGGGCTGGCGGCATTCTGAATATCGATCTTCAGGCCGTCGCGGACAATTATCGCACGCTGTGCCACGTCATTCAGCCGTCGGGCCAGACATCCGTTTCCCGTCCACTCTGCGCCGCCGCCGTAAAGGCGGATGCTTACGGGCTGAACGCGTCCCTTGTCGCGCCTGTCCTTGAGGAAGCCGGTTGTCGGCATTTTTTCGTCGCGCATCTGGCCGAGGGCGTGGCGTTGCGCCCCTTTGTCAAAAATCCTCAGTCCTCGATCTTCGTGCTGCATGGACCGCCTCCCGGCACAGCGCGTGATCTGCTGGAAGCCGGGCTGGTGCCGGTCATCAACAGCATGGAGCAACTGGTCGAATGGCGTGAGTTGAGCCGTACGCTGGAACGACGGCTGCCTGCGGTGTTGCAGGTTGACTCCGGCATGGCCCGGTTTGGCATGAACGCCGATGAGGTCTTGAAAATCGCAGCCGATCCCACGTTTCTGGACGGCATCGAAACGGTTCTGGTGATGAGCCATCTTGCCTGCGCCGATACGCCCGAGGTCCGAAGCAATCGGGCGCAACTGGAAGAATTCCAGCGTCTGGGCGTGATGTTGCCGAAAACGCCGCGCAGTCTGGCCGCTTCCTCGGGCATTTTTCTCGGGTCGGACTGGCACTTCGACCTCGTTCGGCCCGGCGCCGCGCTCTATGGCGTCAATCCGACACCCGGTAAGCCCAACCCCGTGAAATCGGTCATCCGTCTGCAGGCGCGCGTCATCCAGACCCGTTCAATTCCGGAAGGACAGGCCGTTGGTTATGGCGGCGGTTTCATCGCTGCCCGTCCGAGCCGTATCGCACTGCTTGGCATCGGGTATGGCGACGGTTTTCTGAGAAGTATTTCCGGGCAGGGCACCGCCATTCTGCCGTCACAACCCGCTATTCCCCTGCCGGTTATCGGGCGGGTCTCGATGGATTCGCTGGCCGTCGATGTCACTGATCTTCCTGAGGGCAGCGTCCGTGCGGGCGATCTGGTCGATTTGATCGGGCCGCATAACTCTCTGGATGCCGCCGCGACTGCTGCCGGGACCATCGGTTACGAATTTTTGACCGACCTCGGCAGACGTTACCATCGAACCTATGCGAGAAATGAATAATTTCCATAGCGATAATGAAGAAGCGAAAACTGACGGTTTTCAGACCGTGAAGTAGGTCCGCTTTACCTGTGTATGTGAATTTACAACGTTTTCATTTATGTAAATATGTGCCGTAAAAGCTGCAGTTTTCCGGGAACTCTGTGGTCTGGATAATATTTTACTTGTCCGTCTGGCGGGAAAGCGGTCAGTATTGGTGCAGTGACTGGTTTCGGCGCTGAATTCAAACTCTCTCACCAAAAAGAAGAAGACTGCTCCATGTTGTCCACGCCCCGTTTGACCCCTGAATCTTACAAGCGTTTGGTTGAAACGGCCCGAAACGATCCGGAAGCTTTCTGGCTCAGGGAAAGCCGGCGTCTGGAGTGGTCCGCCGTGCCGACCGCATCGGTCGATGCGGGCTCCGGCTGGTTTGCCGATGGAAAGCTCAATGCGAGCGTGAACTGCCTCGATCGCCATCTGGCGATGCGTGGTGATCAGACGGCGGTCATCTGGCAGGGGGAGGAGGACACCAATGTCCTGCGTCTGACCTATCGGGACCTGCATGACCGCGTCTGTGCTCTGGCCAATGTTCTGCGGGACAGCGGCGTAAAGCGCGGCGATCGCGTGGCGATCCATCTGCCCGCCGTGGCCGAAGGCATCGTCGCCATGCAGGCCTGCGCCCGGATCGGCGCGATGCATATGGTCCTGTTCGGTGGTTTTTCCGCGGAGGCCATTGCTGACCGTCTGGCTGACAGCGGCGCGGTTGTCGTGATCACGGCCAATGTCGGGCGGCGCGGCGCGAAACGGATTCCGTTCAAGACCACGATGGACGCGGCCATCGCCCTGCGTGGCGAGACTTCAACGGTCCGCCGCGTGCTGGTGGTCGAGGTGACGGATGACGCAGTGCCCCTGACAGAGGGGCGTGACGCGCTGCTGACACCTCTGCTGGAAGCGGCTGCGACGACATGCGAGCCGGAAGCGATGAATGCGACCGATCCGCTGTTCCTGCTCTACACGTCCGGCAGCACCGGCAAGCCGAAAGGCATCGTTCACGGCACCGGTGGCTATCTCACATGGGCGTCCTACACCCATGAACTGATCTTCGATCATCAGCAGGGGGACGTGTTCTGGTGCACAGCCGATATCGGCTGGATTACGGGCCATACCTATCTGGCCTACGGTCCCCTCGCCAATGGTGCGACGCTGCTGCTGTTTGAGGGCATGCCGTCTCACCCGACACCCGGCCGCTGGTGGGATGTCATCCAGAAGCACGGGGTCACGACGTTCTACACGTCGCCCACCGCCATCCGCGCGCTGATGAGCGAAGGCAACGAGATTCCTGCGGCCTATGACCTGTCGAGCCTCCGGGTGCTGGGGTCGGTCGGTGAGCCCATCAATCACGAGGCATGGACGTGGTTTCATGATGTGATCGGCGCAGGGCGTTGTGCGCTGGTCGATACATGGTGGCAGAC belongs to Acetobacter sp. and includes:
- a CDS encoding helix-turn-helix domain-containing protein; translation: MLAIEFGFDPDACTIVEHTKAKATGKASKHIHFYVRERTADGKALDSRFMKVRQEKISRTCEVLFGHDIVHGRHQQVVIHQLHDEGKHDIADAIQKATPDLNQSVESSFTLTQQRMAERHGISLPDIRQHLKDLRISCDTFSGMIEQMKHMGLHVKKGDKENTYIIVSDDNHFIGSANRLLGMKKGEFCQQYESYVAGTDTQYEPVEGGSSPAVPKIAPKMPVQQISEEIGPNIHQKDRLPSEVRKSSPVPETGTIGHVRADLGNDTSETTEAMSREEKTAIHAQNADRMQASQTIRKMLADQEEFHRKLLELDKQFQSRWSHIKPEPFPDEAERNSFLVRQKHEEILRPLRDKYLTEKEKWFNGSSTRKALQEFQSALKKLRYDRGDFKALDMANNEADFSYCLNWMADFYVAGRERTRKEWSSDLSVQSYLKAKKDFDELLNYIKKTGDVTVLETAMKNPVHALQMIRKMKTPETGSKIGGQPGPSVKISFDR
- a CDS encoding M48 family metallopeptidase, coding for MKPRVPRPSSSEDTLPDSILLPSGPFPITWRRSTRARRLSLRLSRAGDSVVVTLPPRVSPQTGLSLLNAHRDWIIRQLQRQPTAISFTAGSIIPINGVAHTIHHTPNGRGGAWEGADHKLHVSGDVAFLGRRVRDFLQTLAHKQLGQRLQDLAGRTGFAPKTFALRDATSRWGSCSTAGRIMLNWRLIMAPHFVQDYVILHELAHMKHHNHSAAFWALVDQMCPTRNGAELWLKNQGLSLMRAG
- a CDS encoding YcgN family cysteine cluster protein, translated to MATDTPFWETKSLEQMTTEEWESLCDGCGRCCLHKLRDEDDGSLYYTNVACRLLDTHTCRCTDYAGRHRKVQDCITLTAPMLETIDWLPSTCAYKRLSDGLPLPDWHPLLTGNPDSVREAGISAGDRCISERRAGNLEDYVVEWPALDPKDEPAE
- a CDS encoding extracellular solute-binding protein, whose amino-acid sequence is MPGRLLAGLSAVLLSTCCLVQKSDAASHVRRTGTRPLVVATQGGSLNATLNEVVWKPFYQLTHQKVRTTLWSDLTDANYTLLRSGRQNWSLLLIQDDDAETGCTEGLFLPFPATASESSNADPARCGVTALSLDYALSWDSSRFADTPSWRDFWDVARHPGKRGLRADPRITLEIALLADGVSPDAIYSTLATPAGLNRAFRRLSQLKPYIVWWTTSAEAMHILTKGAALMSVTPTSEIAAANAGLPTPRFRNLWFPLLRVNYDWVIPTNGSRDVTSALGLATWAAASEQQNALNARLIIAPPESAQPRVGTLPPAFPLNVDFWRRNLPAIKTRFDQWLSQR
- a CDS encoding ABC transporter ATP-binding protein; its protein translation is MTSCTRSTTLRVNTISLAPDGPAFSFALHAGECLALLMLNDSGQALRALSDILSGHRPVGSGHLTLLDQDISHRPVGQRGLAVVGARDPLFEHLSIRQNLAFPLRARKLSQDQAAHKIAQLLALLGLEQQADAPPSALTASERLRAQLARALATDPATLILEDIFAGLDSETRTDIHHRLIRLQRARETSLLLLTRDRSDALAAATCIGVIADDALLQIGSAAELIDRPASARLASAMTDANILTGLALTVEDDIVETRLACGGTMEALAEGDVAEGDLVELCIRPGKIALMFPRGAANTDGEAGSLSATLSDIRNVGDLLLLRVRLADSTEMVVHRPAGSLPPGTAVGQTVLLAWGPSAAVVFPSQDKEG